The Gracilibacillus caseinilyticus genome segment ATCATAAAAAGCATGGAAGATAAGGATCCATTTCTAATGGCTTCATCCCTTTGAAACTCTTCCCCTCTGGATTGATAAAAAGAAACAGTATCATTGACCATTAAATCATATTCTTGTTTGTTTACTATTCCAAGCAGTTTTAAGCCTTCGTAGATCTCTGCGGTTTGATGAAAAGCATTCTTATCTCCCAAAACGATAATAACTGCAGATGAACTTAATACCTTGTATTGACCATTAGCCGCCACTTGTAACATTTCCTTTTTATCTTTGTCTAATACAGTTATATAGTTGGTATGTTGCAAATTAAAAGCAGAGGGTCCCAACTTGACTAATTCAAAAATTTCATTTAATTCTTGTTTAGAAACGGTGAATTCTGGGATGAAATTTCCTGCTGATCGCCTTTCTTTTACTAACTCTTTAAAATCTGACATATCTATCCCCACAAACGATTCTTATTTATTATTAATTAATATATTACTAATTCGAGATATTATTGTAAAAAATTTACATGCTTTGTGCATGGAAGCCTAGTTTTTTCAACTGTACAATTAGACCTTCTTTTTCTTTAATGTCTAATCCCCCAAAGATTTCTTTCAAAGCTGCTTTATGTTTTGGAAAGACTTCATTTATCAGTTCAATTCCAGCTTCCGTTATGACAGCATGTGTTATTCGTCGATCTTTTGGACAAGGCTTTCTCTCTAATAATTTTTTCTTTTCTAGTTTATCTACAACATAGGTAATACTACTACTTGCAATTAAAACTTTTTCACCAATTTTTTGTATTGGCTGATCACCTTTACTATAGATTAATTCTAAAACAGCAAACTCAGTTGGATTTAATCCTAGACATTTTATGTCTTCTTCTACACGCTTTTTAATTGATTGTAATGCTCGAGATAGGACAATAAATGCCTTTAATGACAAATCCTCTTCATATTTCTCCATGTCTTGACTATCCATGATACTCATTCCTTTCAATTACCTCGAATTCGAGATAATTGTATTATATTGATTGGCATGTGTCAACCCTTTCTAAAATTGTTTTTAGTCATTTCATAAAACTTAGTATCAATTATACTACAGATTTACGTAAACCTTTAAGTGGCCAATTCAACTTCTAATAATATAATCTCCCTTTTTTTCTGCGGAAATTATCTACGGCCTTTGTAGTATGTTCCGCTTTTTGAAAACCATATAAATCAAGACACTTCTATGCTTTAGGTACATCGTTTTATAAATGAAGTTGATTGCTGAGTAGTAAGCGTCTACTACGTAATACAAGAGTTAAGCTGAGCCATTTATAAAAACTGATTATAAAATAAAATATTAAACCTTTTATCACCAGAGAAACCGCAGTGGTAAACAGTCTGTAGTTCTTTGGTACACTTTGGGTCATTTTGTGGTAAAAAACTATGCCAGAGGTGGGACATTTCAGTGGTCGTATTAAATACGACGTTACTCCTTGTTGTTCTCTTTTAGTGTTCAACAATATCCTAAAGTCAACACTGCGATTATGATTTATTAAAAAGTTAACAAAATAAGGATTTAAATCAGGTTCCCAATAGATGTAAGAATATTTGGAGATTTATGTGATATAAATTTATTGATAGTGCAACAATATACTTAGTAATAAAAGTATCGAAAATGCTTTATTTACCCCGACATATATTCTGGGGCCAATAAACAAAGACTGAAAGAAAAAAGAAACTCTTTAATCTCCCAGCCCTATCCAAACGTTCTTAATTTTAATATATCAAGTTTTTCTTTTTCCATCTTTATTCGACTAATTTCCAATTAAATTGTGTCGATTCTAAATCATCTTTCTCTCTTTTACAGAAAAAGATTGATGTTGTGCGATACATTTAGAGATGGAATACTTTTAAAAAAACCCGAATTTATTTAAATAAACAATATTGAACCACCAAAAGTTTGTGGACTTTCGTTGTAGCAATAGTTTATGCTTATTTGAATTTATTATGGTAGTTCACAATAAATTATCAAGCATAAGATTCCATAAAGTATATTCAAGCATAAGCTTTCATTTTATGAAAATTTATGCTTGAAGTAACAAAAAAAACAAAAAAACCACCAATTATGTATTGGTGGAGACGGTGGGACGTGCACTTCCATGCTTTCGACATGGCACTGACTATATCATGAACCTGTTAATCACAGGCTCTTCGGCGTATTATGCAAAATGTAGATTTTGTTAAAAACAACAAGTATTTTGCATCCTAGTACTACCTTCCTGGTAGCCTATAAGTCGATACACGGCTGTTGGATTCCTCCACATACCGCTCGGTGTTGCCTTATCACCTTTATGGTAACTTAGATTTCACCGATAAAGCCGAATTATCACTCATGTGTTGCCACACGAGGCGACTATTTACTAATCGAACCCACGTCCAGAGATATCGGCACTCAGGCGTCTACACGCATAGTTGGTATATTGCGCATTCGCCAGCTCTTCTGCCTACCAACAGGCGTCCGAGTGGCTAGCCTGATTAGTCTCTTCTATCCTTCCCCAGGCGGAGGATGATAGCGTAGCCCACTAATAAGTGAGACCCTTCAATCTACCACATGGGCGATGGTAGGAAGGATCCTTCAGCAGTGCTTACGCAGCTGCTAAAGAGTAATTGTTTTCTTTGCCAGTTATTATTGGCGTTAACGTTTTACGAGTCGTAACCTCGACGCGCAACCTGAGCTCGATCTATCCCTGTCGAATCCGTAACGTCCCCATATATAAAATAAAAGGGCAAACGGACAGAGCGAAATTGCTCAATATATTCAATTATAGATGTCCTGCCGACTTAAACTATTATAACATAAATTCTCTCTAATTCAAGGAATATGAACTGGGAATATTTAGTTCATACTATCTTTAATCGCTCGGTCCATATCACGTTTCGCCTGTTTTTGTTTCAGGTCCTCACGCTTATCGAATTTCTTCTTCCCTTTTCCTAATCCGATCAGAACTTTGGCAAACCCATTCTTAATATATACTTTAAGCGGAATGATAGAATAACCCTCCTGTTGGCTTTGACCAATCAGCTGATCAATCTGCTTGCGGTGAAGCAACAGCTTACGTGCTCTAGTCGGCTCATGGTTATATCGATTTCCTTGTTCATAAGTAGAGATGTGCATGTTATTGACATAGGCTTGCCCTTGCTTAATGGTCGCAAAACTGTCTTTCAAGTTTACTCGACCTGCTCGAATTGATTTTATTTCCGTTCCTTGTAAAACAATTCCTGCTTCAAACGTATCCTCAATAAAATAATCATGATTTGCTTTTTTATTCTGCGCAATTACTCTTCCTTCTTTTTTTGCCATAATCCGGTTCCTCCTACTGTTACGTAAAATACATTTTAACAAAAAAATGAGAAATGTGCGAATAATTGTAGAAAGAAGAACTGGGATAGCCCAAATCATGCTACATCGCTATCCCAGTAACTTGTGATTACCTTTTCTTTTTCTTCTTTTGACCTTGTTTCTTATTGTTGTTTGGTTTACTCGAATTTTGTGATTTTTTTGCCGTTTTCTTTAGTCCACCTTTATCTCGACGAGCTTGAATTACCTTATCTTCTGGCTTTGAACGTCTTTTTTTTGGCTTCATACCGACAATTTCAAAATCGACGGAGCGTTCATCTAAGTTAACCTGTGCTACTTTTACTGTGATCGCATCGCCAACTTGAAAGACATTGCCTGTTCGCTCACCAATCATGGCATACGCTCTCTCATCAAAATGATAATAATCATCTGTTAAATAGCTTACGTGTACAAGACCTTCAACAGTGTTTGGCAATTCCACAAACAACCCGAAGTTGGTAACAGAGCTGATCACACCATCATATTCTTCTCCGATTTTATCTTGCATATATTCTGCCTTCTTCAGATCATCAACTTCACGTTCAGCATCTACAGCTGCACGTTCTTTTAATGAAGCTTGCTTTGCTATATCAGGCATTTTGTCTTTCCAATGATGTCTCGTATTTTGGTCTAGTTTCTTTTCAATCAAATACGTACGAATTAATCGGTGCACAATTAAATCCGGATAACGACGAATTGGTGACGTGAAATGCGTATAAAATTCCGTAGCTAAACCGAAGTGACCAATTCCTTGTGGATCATATTTTGCTTGCTTCATGGAACGCAGCATTAATTTGGAAATAATCATATCTTCTTCTGTACCTGCTACTTCATCTAATACATTTTGCAATGCCTGTGGATGAATTTCATTGGAACTACCCTTAACAACATATCCAAATCTAGCAATAAATTCAAAGAATGTTTGTAATTTTGCTGGATCAGGATCTTCGTGAATACGGTGAATGAACGGAACATCCATCCAATGAAAATGTTCAGCAACAGTTTCGTTGGCACAAAGCATAAATTCCTCAATTAATCGCTCCCCAACGGAACGCTCCCGAATCACAACATCTTCTGCCTTACCTTCTTGATCAACCAATACTTGTGCTTCTTTAAAATCAAAATCAATAGCACCACGGCCAAAACGTTTCTTACGCAATACTTCCGCTAATTCTTCCATGTCCTCAAACATCGGAACAAGGGATTGATAGCGGTCAATTTGTTCTTGATCCTTGTCCACTAGTATTTGGTTAACTGCCTTATATGTCATTCTTTCTGTTGTATTAATGACTGCCTGAAAGATATCATGGTTGACTACTTCACCTTTTGGATTAATTTCCATATCACAACCCAATACAAGGCGATCTACTTGAGGATTTAATGAACAGATACCATTGGAAAGTCGATGCGGAATCATCGGTATAACACGATCCACTAGGTAAACACTCGTTCCTCTTTCATAAGCTTCACGATCGATCGGAGAGTTCTCCTCCACATAATGCGTGACATCAGCAATATATACACCTAGCTTATAATTACCATTTTCTAATTTTTTCACTGTTACTGCATCGTCTAAGTCCTTGGCATCAGCACCATCAATCGTCACAATCGTTTCTTCGCGTAAATCTTTACGACCTTCTAAGTCTTTTTCAGGTATTTCCTTGGAAATACTCTCTGCTTGTTTTAATACATCCTCTGGAAAATCAATGGTAATACCATTCTTATAAATGATTGATAATATATCCATTCCTGGGTCATTTTTGTGACCAAGGATATTTACTACTCGTCCTTCAGCACTCTTACGTCCTTCAGGATACTTTGTTATTTCAACAATAACTTTATGGCCACCAACAGCACCTTTTGCTTCGCCTTTCGGTACAAAGATATCATTAGGAATTCGTTTGTCATCGGCAATTACGAATCCAAACGCTCCATTATCTTCATATGTACCGATAATTTCTGATGTGAATCGTTCAATGATACGGACGACAACACCCTCCGCCCGTTTACTAGTATCATCATGATGATCCACACGGACGAACACTTTATCGCCATTCATTGCAGAACCAAGATCAGCATGGTTAATGTATACATCCGCCATTCCTTCCTCTTCTGGAATCAAGAAGGCAAAACCTTTAGCATGCATTTGAATACTACCGCGTATTAAATTCATTTTCTCTGGTAATCCATAACGGTTTTTACGAGTCCGAATCAGTTCTCCGGCGTTTTCCAGCTCATTCAAAGCTTTCATTAATTCAGTGAATTGTTCTGATTCATCTAATTGCAATACCTCTTCGATTTCTTGAACCGATAAAGGTTTGGTGGCATTTTCGTTAAAATAGTTGAGAATTTGTTGTTGCATTGTTGACATGATTTTTACTCCACCTCTTTCTCTTTTTCTCTTAGTATGGGCTTTTACCAGTCAAGTGATGCGAAAAAAGCAGCGATATCTTCATGTAATTGATCTTTTGCTTTACTGAATGTAATCGCATGACCAGCATTTTCATACCATTTGATTTGTTTATTGTTTGATTCAACATTCTCATAAATATAATTCGCGCTGTCAGGATTGATCATTTCATCCTGTTTAGCTTGTGCGACAAGGGTTGGTGTATACAACATATCGATATTATCCTTTACCCTTGTAATGGATTTTTCAATCTCTTTAAATAAATCTTTTGAATCGTCTAACAGCTGTTCTGTCTCTTGTTGGATGGTTAATTCATCTTTTCCTTCCAATTGTTTAAATTCTTTGGCAAAGTGTCGGAATCCAATTGTTAATTGTGATTCATTATCAAAGAACATTGGTGAACACATTGTCACAATTCCTTGAACAGGATTATTACAAGCAAGGCGTAACCCCAATACTCCACCAAGTGATAAGCCGACGACCGCGATCTTTTGATAACCTTGTGTTTGTAAATACTGATAAGCATCTTTTACATCTTCCCACCATTGTTCCGCAGTTGCATTAACTAAATCTTCAGGCGATTTCCCATGTCCACGATATATAGGTGCATAACATGTATAGCCCTCGCTATTTAAATGTCTGCCTAACATCCGCACATCAGCAGAATGTCCTGTGAATCCATGTAGTAGTAATACCGCACGTTCGTCTCCTTTAAACATAAACGGTTCTGGCTGTTTTCTCTTCATTGTTGTTCTTGTCCCCTTTCGATCTTTCTAAATATTTCTAAGTGTACTATATTTTACGTAATGTTACGAAAAAAAAACACCCTCTGCAATCCGCAAAGGGTGTTTCATCATGATTGTATTTTTTTATAAAATATAAGCAATAGCAAAAGTTAGCACGAACAGAATTACAGAAGTAATGATTGTGCCTCGGTGTAAGACAGCGTCTATCCCTCTCGCTTTTTGCTTACCAAAAAGTTGTTCAGCACCACCAGAAATAGCTCCAGAAAGTCCAGCGCTTTTTCCTGACTGTAATAATACAAATACAACTAATACAATAGCATCAATAATTAATAAAGTCATTGCAACGGCCATCATGTTGCAAACCCCCCTTAGACGTACAAATCAATACTTACAATGTAGCAAAAAGAAACCAAAATGGCAAGCTATTTTTACAGGATTCGTGGTAAGATGTAGAAAAAAAGGAGTTCATTTTAATGAAAGATAACCGTTTTTGGCTTGAAACACACGATCGGCAATCACTGTATGTGAAAAGCTGGCAAAACAATGCGGAACCAAAGGCAGTCGTTCAACTGACACACGGTATGGCAGAGCATATCGAGCGCTACTATGATTTCGCCGCTTTTCTTACTGATCGTTCATTCATCGTATATGGCCACGATCATCGCGGTCATGGTCGCACTGGGGAAAATGCAGATTCACTTGGACATATAGCAGATCATAATGGTTTTGCTAGTATGGTTAACGATGCCATCACCGTTACAGAAGCGATCAAGAAAAAGCACCCAAGCCTCCCCGTTTTTCTTATTGGACACAGCATGGGATCTTTTATCAGCAGGCGTTATATGACCCTCAGACCTGAACTTCTTGATGGTGTTGCGCTGATTGGCACTGGTTTTCAATCAAATGCTTTATTACACACAGCAAAATTGCTAGCCAAAATGGTTTGTATACTACGAGGCAAAAAAACACCAGGAAATCTGTTGCATAAACTATCTTTTTTTGGCTATAACAAGTATACAGAAAATAATAGTGAATTTGACTGGCTTTGCACGGACCGGGAAATTATTGATCAGTATAAGCAAGACCATTATTGCGGTTTCACACTTTCCAATCAATTCTTTTATGATTTATATGACGGACTGCTTTCCATTCAATCCACCAGACAAATAAAGAAGCCATTCAGTGACTTACCTCTACTTTTATTAAGTGGAAAAGAAGATCCGGTCGGAAATTATGGCGATAGTATCAAGAAGGCTGTAACCTTTTACAACTCGATAGGAATGGTAAACATGGAGTGGAAATTATATAAAAATGGAAGACATGAAATATTGAATGAAACGAACAAAACAGAGATTTTTCTAGAAATTGCTACATGGATTGAAAAGCAAATGGCTTGTCACAAAGACACACAATCCGTATAATGAGCATGTTACATGATAATATCCCTTGAAATATGACCTATATTAAGAGTAAAATTAAGGTGAAGTATTATCTTAAAACAATTTTTATTAGGAGGTT includes the following:
- the rnr gene encoding ribonuclease R, with protein sequence MSTMQQQILNYFNENATKPLSVQEIEEVLQLDESEQFTELMKALNELENAGELIRTRKNRYGLPEKMNLIRGSIQMHAKGFAFLIPEEEGMADVYINHADLGSAMNGDKVFVRVDHHDDTSKRAEGVVVRIIERFTSEIIGTYEDNGAFGFVIADDKRIPNDIFVPKGEAKGAVGGHKVIVEITKYPEGRKSAEGRVVNILGHKNDPGMDILSIIYKNGITIDFPEDVLKQAESISKEIPEKDLEGRKDLREETIVTIDGADAKDLDDAVTVKKLENGNYKLGVYIADVTHYVEENSPIDREAYERGTSVYLVDRVIPMIPHRLSNGICSLNPQVDRLVLGCDMEINPKGEVVNHDIFQAVINTTERMTYKAVNQILVDKDQEQIDRYQSLVPMFEDMEELAEVLRKKRFGRGAIDFDFKEAQVLVDQEGKAEDVVIRERSVGERLIEEFMLCANETVAEHFHWMDVPFIHRIHEDPDPAKLQTFFEFIARFGYVVKGSSNEIHPQALQNVLDEVAGTEEDMIISKLMLRSMKQAKYDPQGIGHFGLATEFYTHFTSPIRRYPDLIVHRLIRTYLIEKKLDQNTRHHWKDKMPDIAKQASLKERAAVDAEREVDDLKKAEYMQDKIGEEYDGVISSVTNFGLFVELPNTVEGLVHVSYLTDDYYHFDERAYAMIGERTGNVFQVGDAITVKVAQVNLDERSVDFEIVGMKPKKRRSKPEDKVIQARRDKGGLKKTAKKSQNSSKPNNNKKQGQKKKKKR
- a CDS encoding alpha/beta hydrolase, whose product is MKRKQPEPFMFKGDERAVLLLHGFTGHSADVRMLGRHLNSEGYTCYAPIYRGHGKSPEDLVNATAEQWWEDVKDAYQYLQTQGYQKIAVVGLSLGGVLGLRLACNNPVQGIVTMCSPMFFDNESQLTIGFRHFAKEFKQLEGKDELTIQQETEQLLDDSKDLFKEIEKSITRVKDNIDMLYTPTLVAQAKQDEMINPDSANYIYENVESNNKQIKWYENAGHAITFSKAKDQLHEDIAAFFASLDW
- a CDS encoding MarR family winged helix-turn-helix transcriptional regulator; its protein translation is MDSQDMEKYEEDLSLKAFIVLSRALQSIKKRVEEDIKCLGLNPTEFAVLELIYSKGDQPIQKIGEKVLIASSSITYVVDKLEKKKLLERKPCPKDRRITHAVITEAGIELINEVFPKHKAALKEIFGGLDIKEKEGLIVQLKKLGFHAQSM
- a CDS encoding alpha/beta hydrolase — protein: MKDNRFWLETHDRQSLYVKSWQNNAEPKAVVQLTHGMAEHIERYYDFAAFLTDRSFIVYGHDHRGHGRTGENADSLGHIADHNGFASMVNDAITVTEAIKKKHPSLPVFLIGHSMGSFISRRYMTLRPELLDGVALIGTGFQSNALLHTAKLLAKMVCILRGKKTPGNLLHKLSFFGYNKYTENNSEFDWLCTDREIIDQYKQDHYCGFTLSNQFFYDLYDGLLSIQSTRQIKKPFSDLPLLLLSGKEDPVGNYGDSIKKAVTFYNSIGMVNMEWKLYKNGRHEILNETNKTEIFLEIATWIEKQMACHKDTQSV
- the smpB gene encoding SsrA-binding protein SmpB → MAKKEGRVIAQNKKANHDYFIEDTFEAGIVLQGTEIKSIRAGRVNLKDSFATIKQGQAYVNNMHISTYEQGNRYNHEPTRARKLLLHRKQIDQLIGQSQQEGYSIIPLKVYIKNGFAKVLIGLGKGKKKFDKREDLKQKQAKRDMDRAIKDSMN
- a CDS encoding nitroreductase family protein yields the protein MSDFKELVKERRSAGNFIPEFTVSKQELNEIFELVKLGPSAFNLQHTNYITVLDKDKKEMLQVAANGQYKVLSSSAVIIVLGDKNAFHQTAEIYEGLKLLGIVNKQEYDLMVNDTVSFYQSRGEEFQRDEAIRNGSLSSMLFMMAAKEKGWDTCPMIGFDPIKVKEVLNISEQYEVVMMITLITLGKEKVESRKPRGYRKPVNEFVTYI
- the secG gene encoding preprotein translocase subunit SecG, encoding MMAVAMTLLIIDAIVLVVFVLLQSGKSAGLSGAISGGAEQLFGKQKARGIDAVLHRGTIITSVILFVLTFAIAYIL